One window from the genome of Treponema sp. OMZ 838 encodes:
- a CDS encoding 5'-nucleotidase C-terminal domain-containing protein: MTQKKVFKTLFVVLAAAFMLFPSCKTTESAPAAVSKQYSAIEATAPANQVDVLLFNDFHGNVAEDTRPGKGKNAGMAKLLGYVHTAQRENPNTIVVAGGDNYQGTAISNLTYGAPVSAMMKAMGVSVCAVGNHEFDWGVTHMTQWQKDGGFTFLAANIVDKNTKKPVSWAKPYMIITKGGYKVAFIGLAHPDTVTLTKAEHVSGLDFTDPVSAGQQWVDYLLAGKAKEGKPDVIIALTHIDSDQKGEEITGNAVALAKIKGLNAILSAHSHRPVQGVAGGMPIMQAYCYGRAVGKLSITFDKNKKIASITPALDEIWKHKDTIVEDEVGKAVHAKYEADLKPILGKVIGTAAGEFTHERSEKGSNTLLGVWASEAQRKVGKADIAIQNGGGLRRTLAAGNITVGDLYEIMPFDNYLVVFDLPGSEIKKAIDHGIMNPNITDGQFAGLKVEYDGTKPFESRVTSIALADGTPLDMNKTYKVVVNDFMFTGGDKYDFSKATNVVETYVPIRDALIDEIKAAKTITPKAPDYIKDISKK, encoded by the coding sequence ATGACACAGAAAAAAGTTTTTAAAACACTGTTCGTTGTTCTGGCGGCTGCATTTATGCTGTTCCCGTCGTGTAAAACAACCGAATCCGCTCCGGCAGCTGTATCAAAGCAATACAGCGCTATTGAAGCAACAGCGCCGGCCAATCAAGTGGATGTGCTTCTATTCAACGACTTCCACGGCAATGTCGCGGAAGATACCCGTCCCGGTAAAGGGAAAAATGCCGGTATGGCAAAGCTGCTCGGCTATGTGCACACCGCACAAAGGGAAAACCCGAATACGATTGTCGTAGCGGGCGGTGATAACTATCAAGGTACTGCAATTTCCAATTTGACCTACGGTGCACCGGTTTCCGCAATGATGAAGGCAATGGGCGTATCGGTATGCGCAGTCGGAAACCACGAGTTTGACTGGGGCGTAACGCACATGACCCAATGGCAAAAAGACGGCGGCTTCACCTTCTTGGCGGCAAATATCGTTGATAAAAACACCAAGAAGCCTGTCTCGTGGGCAAAACCGTACATGATTATCACTAAAGGCGGTTATAAGGTTGCATTTATTGGTTTAGCACATCCCGACACGGTCACTTTAACAAAAGCCGAACATGTCAGCGGATTGGACTTTACCGATCCTGTGAGCGCCGGACAGCAATGGGTTGATTACCTTTTGGCCGGAAAAGCAAAAGAAGGGAAACCGGATGTCATCATCGCATTGACGCACATCGATTCGGATCAGAAAGGTGAAGAAATTACCGGAAATGCAGTTGCCCTTGCTAAAATTAAGGGTTTAAACGCGATATTATCAGCTCACAGCCACCGGCCGGTACAAGGGGTTGCAGGCGGTATGCCGATTATGCAGGCATACTGCTATGGCCGCGCAGTCGGAAAACTCAGTATCACATTCGATAAAAATAAGAAAATTGCATCCATCACCCCTGCTCTTGATGAAATTTGGAAGCATAAAGACACTATCGTCGAAGATGAAGTAGGCAAAGCTGTGCATGCAAAATACGAAGCTGACTTAAAACCGATCTTAGGCAAAGTAATCGGCACCGCTGCCGGTGAATTTACCCACGAAAGAAGTGAAAAAGGTAGCAACACCTTGCTCGGCGTATGGGCTTCCGAAGCTCAGCGGAAAGTAGGTAAAGCGGATATCGCCATCCAAAACGGCGGCGGATTACGCAGAACGCTTGCAGCGGGAAATATTACCGTCGGCGATCTGTACGAAATTATGCCGTTCGACAACTACTTGGTAGTGTTCGATCTTCCCGGTTCGGAAATCAAAAAGGCAATTGATCACGGTATTATGAACCCGAATATCACAGACGGACAGTTTGCAGGATTAAAGGTTGAATACGACGGCACCAAACCTTTTGAAAGCAGAGTAACTTCTATCGCATTAGCCGATGGAACTCCGCTCGATATGAACAAAACATATAAGGTTGTTGTCAACGACTTTATGTTTACCGGCGGCGATAAATACGATTTCTCGAAGGCAACGAACGTCGTCGAAACATACGTTCCGATTCGTGATGCTTTAATCGACGAAATTAAAGCGGCAAAAACAATTACGCCGAAAGCTCCGGATTACATCAAAGATATCAGTAAAAAATAA
- a CDS encoding long-chain fatty acid--CoA ligase — MNDITMPQLLQQIAKKHPNIAAQYSKNEQGDFNPLSYTDVFDRVLSFAGGLLSLGITRGDRVGLIADNRKEWYHASMGIMAIGAADVPRGCDATEQDLVRILSFAECTAAVIENRDQFIKILKNQQQFPLLKTLIVFDPFDIQDEELKTKGDIFRFAMYSYDEIIERGMAYRKEHPEAVERELEKGSDTEVATIIFTSGTTGEPKGVMLTHKNFAVQLDDLKTRVILYPGEKAIVVLPVWHSFERLCEYVILASAAGMVYSKPVGSILLADIAKTNPALFPSVPRIWESVYTGVFKAMKQAGGIKQKLFNFFVAVGLFHAHHARNVTGQNPHFVPYTKITRPIISFIPYLFSLPLYALGNALVFKKIRTKLGTGFRQGVSGGGALPPNIDAFFWAIGVSVTEGYGLTETAPVVSVRPLGRPVFGTIGKPLSCTAVKIVDDNGKELPVGQLGTVMIRGTSVMKGYYKRQDLTDAVIDKDGWFDSGDLGFKTLDGELILRGRKKDTIVLRGGENIEPVPIEMKLQESPFIAQAVVLGQDQRFLGALIVADEAEVKSHAAEQGVAADSLSELLEKPEIKKLFERQIASLINHENGFKLFERINRFALLAKPFEAGVELSAKQDIMRYKITSLYSKQINTLFTD, encoded by the coding sequence ATGAACGACATCACAATGCCGCAATTGTTGCAACAAATTGCAAAAAAGCATCCGAATATTGCCGCTCAATATTCAAAGAATGAGCAAGGCGATTTTAATCCGCTCTCCTACACCGATGTTTTTGATCGGGTATTGAGTTTCGCAGGCGGGCTGTTATCCCTCGGCATCACGCGGGGCGATAGAGTCGGCCTTATCGCAGATAACCGGAAAGAATGGTACCATGCCAGTATGGGGATTATGGCGATCGGAGCTGCTGATGTTCCGCGCGGCTGTGATGCAACCGAACAGGATTTAGTACGCATTTTATCTTTCGCTGAATGTACGGCTGCTGTCATAGAAAATCGGGATCAATTCATAAAAATTCTGAAAAATCAGCAACAGTTCCCGCTGCTCAAAACGCTCATTGTTTTTGATCCTTTTGATATTCAAGATGAAGAGCTCAAAACAAAGGGTGACATTTTCCGCTTTGCAATGTACAGCTATGATGAGATTATCGAACGGGGTATGGCATATCGGAAAGAACACCCCGAAGCGGTTGAACGGGAGCTGGAAAAAGGCAGCGATACGGAAGTTGCTACGATCATTTTTACCTCCGGTACGACAGGCGAACCTAAGGGCGTTATGCTGACGCATAAAAACTTTGCCGTGCAGCTGGATGATCTTAAAACAAGAGTTATCCTCTATCCCGGCGAAAAGGCCATTGTGGTTCTGCCGGTATGGCATAGCTTTGAGCGGCTCTGCGAATACGTTATTTTGGCTTCTGCTGCGGGAATGGTATACTCTAAACCGGTGGGAAGCATCCTGCTTGCAGATATCGCAAAAACCAATCCGGCACTGTTCCCGTCGGTACCGCGTATATGGGAATCCGTCTATACCGGTGTTTTTAAGGCAATGAAGCAGGCTGGCGGCATTAAGCAAAAACTGTTCAACTTCTTTGTCGCGGTAGGCTTGTTCCATGCACACCATGCGCGGAATGTAACAGGGCAAAATCCGCACTTTGTGCCTTATACAAAGATCACCCGTCCTATTATTTCCTTTATACCCTATCTTTTCTCCCTGCCGCTCTATGCGCTGGGCAATGCGCTTGTGTTTAAAAAGATCCGTACCAAACTCGGTACCGGCTTCCGGCAAGGAGTTTCAGGCGGCGGTGCGCTACCGCCGAATATCGATGCTTTCTTCTGGGCTATCGGTGTAAGCGTTACCGAAGGCTACGGTTTAACTGAAACGGCACCGGTTGTGTCGGTTCGCCCGCTCGGACGCCCCGTATTCGGCACTATCGGGAAGCCGCTGTCGTGTACGGCGGTAAAGATTGTCGATGACAACGGGAAAGAGCTGCCGGTAGGCCAACTCGGTACGGTAATGATCCGCGGCACCAGTGTTATGAAGGGGTATTACAAACGGCAGGATTTAACCGATGCGGTCATCGATAAAGACGGTTGGTTCGATAGCGGCGACCTCGGATTTAAAACGCTTGACGGCGAACTTATCCTACGCGGCAGAAAAAAGGATACGATTGTACTGCGCGGCGGAGAAAACATCGAGCCGGTACCGATTGAAATGAAGCTGCAAGAATCGCCATTCATTGCGCAAGCCGTAGTTCTCGGGCAGGATCAGCGCTTTTTAGGCGCACTCATCGTTGCGGATGAAGCGGAAGTAAAAAGCCATGCAGCAGAACAAGGAGTAGCCGCAGATTCGCTTTCGGAACTGTTGGAAAAGCCGGAGATCAAAAAACTTTTTGAACGGCAAATTGCTTCGTTGATAAACCATGAAAATGGTTTTAAGCTGTTTGAACGGATTAATCGTTTTGCGCTCCTTGCCAAACCTTTTGAAGCAGGTGTGGAACTTTCGGCAAAGCAAGATATCATGCGCTATAAGATTACGTCGTTATACAGCAAACAAATCAACACCCTCTTTACCGACTAA
- a CDS encoding HIT family protein, translating into MDDCIFCKIIKGEIPCMKIYEDEYTIVFMDIAKDVDGHMLVVPKKHVTNILDADEATLQHVMDTVKKVANHCVTDCGYEGINMLNANNQCAGQTVFHLHIHLIPRKSGDAVPSFPKFGGAVHPLEETYKRLKM; encoded by the coding sequence ATGGATGATTGTATTTTTTGTAAGATTATTAAAGGTGAAATTCCATGCATGAAAATTTATGAAGATGAATATACGATTGTCTTTATGGATATTGCAAAAGATGTTGACGGTCACATGCTGGTCGTCCCCAAAAAACATGTTACGAATATCTTGGATGCGGATGAAGCAACGCTCCAGCATGTAATGGATACGGTAAAAAAGGTCGCGAACCATTGCGTGACTGACTGCGGATATGAAGGTATCAATATGCTGAATGCAAATAACCAATGCGCAGGCCAGACGGTTTTTCATTTGCATATACACCTTATTCCGCGGAAATCAGGTGACGCCGTTCCGAGTTTCCCGAAATTCGGCGGAGCTGTACATCCGCTCGAAGAAACGTATAAAAGACTCAAGATGTAA